A single Clavibacter nebraskensis NCPPB 2581 DNA region contains:
- a CDS encoding recombinase family protein, translated as MTTMIGYLRVSTEEQAQSGLGLDAQRDTMQRYADAHSLDLIWYVDEGLSAKSLNRPQLQAALTRLHRLPKRRDVDGLVVAKLDRLSRSVHDFSGLLKLAAARRWSVVAIDLGVDTSTPTGKLVANVMMSVAEWEREVIGERTSAAMQAAKRQGRHMGRVSTLDSNTRDRLLVLRAEHTLAGTAVLLNDEGFTTATGAVWSANSVAKAHKRLLAGRCDTESGAAFAT; from the coding sequence ATGACCACGATGATCGGCTACCTGCGGGTATCCACCGAAGAGCAGGCTCAGAGTGGCCTGGGGCTTGATGCCCAGCGCGACACTATGCAGCGTTATGCAGATGCGCACAGCTTGGACCTGATCTGGTACGTGGACGAGGGGCTATCGGCCAAGTCGCTCAACCGGCCTCAGTTGCAGGCCGCCCTCACCCGGCTACACCGCCTACCGAAACGTCGTGATGTGGACGGCCTCGTCGTGGCCAAGCTCGACCGCCTGAGCCGCAGCGTGCACGACTTCTCGGGCCTGCTCAAACTGGCCGCTGCGCGGCGCTGGTCCGTCGTCGCCATCGACTTAGGCGTAGACACCAGTACTCCCACCGGCAAGTTGGTGGCCAACGTCATGATGTCGGTAGCCGAGTGGGAGCGGGAGGTCATTGGAGAGCGTACGTCCGCTGCCATGCAGGCGGCGAAGCGTCAGGGCAGGCACATGGGACGGGTATCTACGTTGGACTCAAACACACGGGATCGCCTGCTGGTCTTACGGGCCGAGCACACTCTCGCGGGCACGGCGGTTCTCCTGAACGACGAGGGGTTCACCACCGCGACCGGTGCTGTGTGGTCCGCCAACTCCGTCGCGAAGGCGCACAAGCGCCTTCTGGCTGGCCGCTGCGACACAGAGTCCGGGGCCGCGTTTGCCACCTGA
- a CDS encoding AAA family ATPase, whose translation MSTTRRRPASKAPVLPKVDATVPEDTLREMQLEEEIRNETDRIIVRDKAREQAARRQKAEPTAPAPKPRSVADLLAQEFPVLDWIVPDVIPDGCHLVIAAPKIGKSLLTLGLAIACANGTEAFGAIKVARRPVLLIDLESGDRRLASRLDAFGVTTVPDTFQFHTDAETALAVLREFLQRHKGRSPLVILDTLSEVMTMKPRDLAPMLHEKRTLQPIQTLCSTDPGASVLIVHHNRKEKSGDSVDSSSGTHGLTGAVDGIFVLDRPDRQQPEATLIRNSRDIEDAVYGMTLKGVQWTFDGRSAGAARLAAEARRTQERIERQGQVGHRMLALLKEHGPLTPAEAYELYDGDAKIQTVRNALNRLAFRNLASKDSAGHYTATYPPELGEFSELGGVAGNSGKQARKAGTSVRRRAASTTTKKARTRHE comes from the coding sequence ATGAGCACCACCCGCAGAAGGCCCGCCAGTAAGGCACCAGTGCTGCCGAAGGTCGACGCGACGGTGCCGGAGGACACGCTGCGCGAGATGCAGCTGGAAGAGGAGATCCGCAACGAGACAGACCGCATCATCGTCCGGGACAAGGCCCGAGAGCAGGCGGCGCGTCGGCAGAAGGCTGAACCCACCGCCCCAGCACCCAAGCCGCGGTCAGTGGCGGACCTGCTAGCGCAGGAGTTCCCCGTCCTGGACTGGATCGTGCCGGACGTCATCCCGGACGGCTGCCACCTGGTGATCGCTGCTCCGAAGATCGGCAAAAGCCTGCTCACGCTCGGGCTGGCCATCGCGTGCGCCAACGGCACGGAGGCGTTCGGGGCCATCAAGGTGGCTCGGCGGCCGGTGTTGCTGATCGACCTGGAGTCTGGGGACCGACGCCTGGCCAGCCGACTGGATGCGTTCGGCGTCACCACTGTGCCCGACACATTCCAGTTCCACACCGACGCCGAAACTGCCCTCGCGGTGCTGCGCGAGTTCCTCCAGCGGCACAAGGGGAGGTCGCCGCTGGTGATCCTCGACACCTTGTCGGAGGTCATGACAATGAAGCCCCGGGACCTGGCGCCGATGCTGCACGAGAAGCGGACCCTGCAACCGATCCAGACCCTGTGCTCCACGGACCCCGGGGCAAGCGTCCTGATTGTGCACCACAACCGCAAGGAGAAGAGCGGCGACAGCGTGGACAGCTCGTCGGGCACGCACGGGCTCACGGGTGCCGTGGATGGCATCTTCGTGCTCGACCGCCCAGACCGGCAGCAGCCCGAGGCCACGCTCATCCGGAACAGCCGGGACATCGAGGACGCCGTGTACGGCATGACGCTCAAGGGCGTGCAGTGGACGTTCGACGGCCGTAGTGCGGGCGCGGCGCGTCTGGCTGCGGAGGCCCGGCGCACGCAGGAGCGGATCGAGAGGCAAGGCCAGGTGGGCCACAGGATGCTCGCCCTGCTGAAGGAGCACGGGCCCCTGACCCCCGCCGAAGCATACGAGCTGTACGACGGGGACGCGAAGATCCAAACGGTACGTAATGCGTTGAATCGGCTCGCATTCCGCAACCTCGCTTCTAAAGACAGCGCCGGGCACTACACCGCTACATACCCCCCTGAGTTGGGTGAGTTTAGTGAGTTGGGGGGAGTTGCAGGCAACTCAGGCAAACAGGCACGTAAGGCCGGTACCAGCGTGCGCCGCCGCGCCGCATCAACAACGACCAAGAAAGCAAGGACCCGCCATGAATGA
- a CDS encoding bifunctional DNA primase/polymerase, whose product MNGKQYAALDLAKSGWAVIPLDGKRPVTEHGHLDATTDPRIIRRLWSEKDWNVGSPVPDNLIVLDVDPRNGGSVEALEQRAGVALPPTLEVITGRRDGGRHLYFLRPFDGRVYRRDIPQGIDVKTSGYMVMPPSHHPDTGKSYQWIHRDIARLPQEVIRLMVPRLPKPPRSPTSTSPSALATFIRTLQVGERHDGLLWAASRAHEAGVRGYGLGLLVDAAVDMGVPRREAERVIESARTERT is encoded by the coding sequence GTGAACGGCAAGCAATATGCCGCGCTGGATCTGGCCAAGTCGGGGTGGGCCGTCATCCCCCTCGACGGCAAGCGGCCGGTCACCGAGCACGGCCACCTGGATGCCACCACGGACCCGCGCATCATCCGTCGCCTGTGGTCCGAGAAGGACTGGAACGTCGGCTCGCCAGTGCCGGACAACCTCATCGTGCTGGATGTGGACCCGCGCAATGGCGGCAGCGTCGAGGCGCTTGAACAGCGCGCCGGGGTAGCACTACCACCGACCCTTGAAGTGATCACCGGTCGGCGTGACGGTGGGCGGCACCTGTACTTCCTGCGGCCGTTCGACGGCAGGGTGTACCGCCGCGACATTCCGCAGGGCATCGACGTGAAGACCAGCGGCTACATGGTCATGCCGCCAAGCCACCACCCGGATACCGGCAAGAGCTACCAGTGGATCCATCGGGACATCGCACGTCTGCCCCAAGAAGTCATCCGCCTGATGGTCCCTCGGCTGCCGAAGCCACCCCGGAGCCCGACGTCTACCAGCCCCAGTGCACTCGCGACGTTCATCCGCACCCTGCAAGTCGGCGAGCGCCACGACGGACTGCTGTGGGCCGCCAGTCGGGCTCATGAAGCGGGAGTTCGCGGGTACGGCTTGGGCCTGCTGGTGGACGCCGCGGTGGACATGGGCGTCCCCCGACGCGAAGCGGAACGGGTAATCGAATCAGCAAGGACGGAACGCACATGA
- the ychF gene encoding redox-regulated ATPase YchF: protein MALTIAIVGLPNVGKSTLFNALTKNQVLAANYPFATIEPNVGVVNLPDPRLEVLAGLFGSERILPAPVSFVDIAGIVRGASEGEGLGNQFLANIREADAIAQVVRGFEDEDVVHVDGRVDAASDMETINTELILADLQTLERAEPRYEKELKTKRIEPVVLETAKAAREWLDSGKPLSASSIDLEPVRELGLLTAKPFIYVFNVDEQVLGDKDKLAELAALVAPVQAVFLDAKIESELIELDPEDAAEMLASTGQEESGLDQLARIGFETLGLQTYLTAGPKETRAWTIGRGWKAPQAAGVIHTDFEKGFIKAEVISYDDLVETGSIAEARSKGKARIEGKEYVMQDGDVVEFRHS, encoded by the coding sequence GTGGCTCTCACTATCGCGATCGTCGGTCTCCCCAACGTCGGCAAGTCGACGCTCTTCAACGCCCTGACCAAGAACCAGGTGCTCGCCGCGAACTACCCGTTCGCGACGATCGAGCCGAACGTGGGCGTGGTGAACCTCCCGGACCCGCGCCTCGAGGTGCTCGCCGGCCTCTTCGGCTCCGAGCGGATCCTGCCCGCCCCCGTCTCCTTCGTCGACATCGCGGGCATCGTCCGCGGCGCGAGCGAGGGCGAGGGCCTCGGCAACCAGTTCCTCGCGAACATCCGCGAGGCCGACGCCATCGCGCAGGTCGTCCGCGGCTTCGAGGACGAGGACGTCGTGCACGTCGACGGCCGCGTCGACGCCGCGAGCGACATGGAGACCATCAACACCGAGCTGATCCTCGCCGACCTGCAGACCCTCGAGCGCGCCGAGCCGCGCTACGAGAAGGAGCTGAAGACGAAGCGGATCGAGCCCGTCGTGCTCGAGACCGCGAAGGCCGCGCGCGAGTGGCTCGACTCGGGCAAGCCGCTGTCGGCCTCTTCGATCGACCTCGAGCCCGTCCGCGAGCTGGGCCTGCTGACCGCCAAGCCCTTCATCTACGTGTTCAACGTCGACGAGCAGGTGCTCGGCGACAAGGACAAGCTCGCGGAGCTGGCCGCCCTCGTGGCGCCCGTGCAGGCCGTGTTCCTCGACGCGAAGATCGAGTCGGAGCTCATCGAGCTCGACCCGGAGGACGCCGCCGAGATGCTCGCGAGCACCGGCCAGGAGGAGTCGGGCCTCGACCAGCTCGCCCGCATCGGCTTCGAGACCCTCGGCCTGCAGACCTACCTGACGGCGGGCCCGAAGGAGACGCGCGCCTGGACCATCGGCCGTGGCTGGAAGGCCCCGCAGGCGGCCGGCGTGATCCACACCGACTTCGAGAAGGGCTTCATCAAGGCCGAGGTCATCTCCTACGACGACCTGGTCGAGACCGGCTCCATCGCCGAGGCGCGCTCCAAGGGCAAGGCCCGCATCGAGGGCAAGGAGTACGTCATGCAGGACGGCGACGTGGTGGAGTTCCGTCACAGTTAG
- a CDS encoding 3'-5' exonuclease — protein MPLDFTAIDFETANNSSASACSVGLVKVRDGVVVETASWLIQPPAGHDTFSVWNTRIHGIVEDDVAAADGWADQLPRLMAFAGDDHLVAHNARFDMGVIQGACKATALIPPPYSYLCSLQVARRTYALDSYRLPVAARAAGFEDFAHHEALADARACAAIVVHAASRHGAASIAGLAEAAGVGLGRIGAPRTQTVTQASAAATPPIDWA, from the coding sequence ATGCCGTTGGACTTCACCGCGATCGACTTCGAGACCGCCAACAACTCGTCGGCGAGCGCGTGCTCGGTGGGTCTCGTGAAGGTCCGGGACGGCGTCGTTGTCGAGACCGCGTCCTGGCTCATCCAGCCGCCCGCGGGGCACGACACCTTCTCGGTCTGGAACACGCGGATCCACGGCATCGTCGAGGACGACGTGGCCGCCGCCGACGGCTGGGCCGACCAGCTGCCGCGCCTCATGGCCTTCGCGGGCGACGACCACCTCGTGGCCCACAACGCGCGCTTCGACATGGGCGTGATCCAGGGCGCGTGCAAGGCGACCGCCCTCATCCCGCCGCCGTACTCCTACCTCTGCAGCCTCCAGGTCGCGCGCCGCACCTACGCGCTCGACTCCTACCGGCTGCCCGTCGCCGCGCGGGCCGCGGGCTTCGAGGACTTCGCGCACCACGAGGCGCTGGCCGACGCGCGGGCGTGCGCCGCCATCGTCGTGCACGCGGCCTCGCGGCACGGCGCCGCGTCGATCGCGGGGCTCGCGGAGGCGGCCGGCGTGGGCCTCGGCCGCATCGGCGCGCCGCGCACGCAGACCGTCACGCAGGCCTCCGCCGCCGCGACGCCGCCCATCGACTGGGCCTGA
- a CDS encoding DNA recombination protein RmuC, which yields MDPVIALLVGLVIGLAVGAVVGLAVSRARSGVDAPGSAGEAARLAAAEATVQALREQLDRTERLAEEQVAQTTAQFAERAQTQDALHRERLDAQESHLREQIGQQEDRIAELQTRLREIQRAEVARTEEDGRVLTALSPVAESLKQVQAKVHELEEQRRQQHGELSEQLRSATEAEERLRATAETLASALRSNSTRGVWGETQLRSVVEAAGLIHRVDFDVQSSVSTAQGIGRPDMVVHLPGGKNIAVDAKAPFTAYLEASSIPASATGPEGARRDALMKQHVQAVRDHITALGSRAYWEGLDASPEMVIAFIPSESLVSSALEADPSIMEFAFSRRVALSSPVTLWSVLKTVAFSWQQEVLTEDAKQLFDLSRELHARLATSGEHIAKLGRSLTGAVGDYNRVVGSLERQVLPTARRLSRLDESKVIGTLEPLEATTRELSADEFTRPAARAAGTPAG from the coding sequence ATGGATCCCGTCATCGCCCTCCTCGTCGGCCTCGTCATCGGTCTGGCCGTGGGCGCGGTGGTCGGGCTCGCCGTGTCGCGCGCCCGTTCGGGGGTGGATGCGCCCGGCAGTGCCGGTGAGGCCGCGCGCCTCGCCGCCGCGGAGGCCACGGTCCAGGCGCTGCGCGAGCAGCTGGATCGCACGGAGCGGCTCGCCGAGGAGCAGGTCGCCCAGACCACCGCGCAGTTCGCCGAGCGCGCCCAGACGCAGGACGCGCTGCACCGCGAGCGGCTCGACGCGCAGGAGTCCCACCTCCGCGAGCAGATCGGCCAGCAGGAGGACCGCATCGCGGAGCTGCAGACGCGGCTGCGCGAGATCCAGCGCGCCGAGGTCGCCCGCACCGAGGAGGACGGCCGCGTCCTCACCGCGCTCAGCCCCGTCGCCGAGAGCCTCAAGCAGGTGCAGGCGAAGGTGCACGAGCTGGAGGAGCAGCGCCGTCAGCAGCACGGCGAGCTGAGCGAGCAGCTGCGGAGCGCCACCGAGGCGGAGGAGCGGCTGCGCGCCACGGCCGAGACGCTCGCGTCCGCGCTCCGCTCCAACAGCACGCGCGGCGTGTGGGGCGAGACGCAGCTGCGGAGCGTCGTCGAGGCGGCCGGCCTCATCCACCGCGTCGACTTCGACGTGCAGTCGTCCGTCTCCACGGCGCAGGGCATCGGCCGACCCGACATGGTCGTGCACCTGCCCGGCGGCAAGAACATCGCGGTGGACGCGAAGGCGCCCTTCACCGCGTACCTCGAGGCGAGCTCCATCCCCGCGTCCGCGACCGGGCCCGAGGGCGCCCGCCGCGACGCGCTGATGAAGCAGCACGTGCAGGCGGTCCGCGACCACATCACGGCGCTCGGCAGCCGCGCGTACTGGGAGGGGCTCGACGCGAGCCCGGAGATGGTCATCGCGTTCATCCCGAGCGAGTCGCTCGTGTCGTCGGCGCTGGAGGCGGATCCGAGCATCATGGAGTTCGCGTTCTCCCGCCGGGTCGCGCTCTCCTCCCCCGTCACGCTGTGGTCGGTGCTCAAGACCGTCGCGTTCAGCTGGCAGCAGGAGGTGCTCACGGAGGACGCAAAGCAGCTCTTCGACCTCAGCCGCGAGCTGCACGCGCGCCTCGCCACGAGCGGCGAGCACATCGCCAAGCTCGGCCGCTCCCTCACGGGCGCGGTGGGCGACTACAACCGCGTCGTCGGATCCCTGGAGCGGCAGGTGCTCCCCACCGCGCGACGCCTGAGCCGGCTCGACGAGTCGAAGGTCATCGGCACGCTCGAGCCGCTCGAGGCGACCACCCGGGAGCTGTCCGCGGACGAGTTCACGCGCCCCGCCGCCCGGGCCGCTGGCACCCCCGCTGGGTAG